The Pseudomonas viciae genomic interval CGCTGGGCCGCCGCAGTATTGCCGATGGCGGCGTGGCCGGCGATGGCACCTTCCACCAGGGCCAGTTCGCTGCCGCCAAAACCGCTGCATTCACCGGCGGCGTAATGTCCGACGCGGGTGGTGGCTTGCCAGGCGTCAACGGCCAGCGCCTGGCCTGCCAGTGCGCAGCCCAGAGCCTGACCGAGTTGGGTGTTGGCAATGAGTCCGAAGCCACAGGCCAGTCGGTCGCAGGCCAGTTCAATCGTCTTGCCCTGTTGCAGCAGGCGCACGCCTTCGAGCCGCTCCCGACCCAAAGCCTCCAACACGTAAGAGCCAGTGCGGTAGTGGTGGTCGAACAAACTGATCGATTGGAAGAGCTTGCCCGGCCAGCGTGGCAACTGCGCGGCGAAACCGGCCACGGCGGCGCGGCTGGCCTGCTCGGCGATCCGCAGCACCTGCGCACCCTGATGTTTCGCCGTGGCGGCGCTGGCCAGCAGCAGAGGTCCGCTGCCGGCGATCACCAGCCGTTCGCCACACACCGGCAGGCCGCCCTTGATCAAGGCTTGCAAGCCGCCAGCACCGGTCACACCGGGCAGTGTCCAGCCAGGGAAGGGCAGCAGCAATTCCCGGGCGCCGGTGCAGAGGATCAAGCGTTCGTAAGTGATCTGCCAGCCGCGCTCGGCATCTTCCACCAACAGGGTTTTATCGGCGGCGCAGGCGATCACCCGGGTGCCGGTGTGGCAGCGGACGTTAGCGCAGGCATGCAACTGCTCTCGCAGGCGTCGTGCCTCGGTGGGCAGGTTGGCCTGGGGGCCGTCGCGCCAGATCTGCCCGCCCGGCAGCGGATTGTCGTCCAGCAGCACAATGTGCGCGCCGCTGCTTGCTGCCGCCAGGGCGGCCGCCATGCCGGCGGGGCCGGCGCCGATGATCAGCAGGTCGGTGGTTTCGTTCATGGTCGGGTCTGCACTTGCATGCCATCGCGGCACAACGTCTGACAGGCCAGGCGTCGATGGCCGTCGATCGTCACCCGGCATTCCTGGCAGATGCCCATGCCGCACAACGGCGCGCGGCGCTGGCCGCTGACCGAGGTGCGGCTGCAACCGTCCGCGGCCAACGCCAATGCCGCCGCGACGCTGGTGCCGTTGGCGACCGACAGCGGGCAGCCGTCGAGGAATAGATCAGGCATAGACCGGTTCTCCCAGGAATCGCTGTGGCAGGTAAGGTTGAGCGGCAAGTGGCGGCGTTTCGTTGAACAACTGCGCGGCC includes:
- a CDS encoding NAD(P)/FAD-dependent oxidoreductase, whose translation is MNETTDLLIIGAGPAGMAAALAAASSGAHIVLLDDNPLPGGQIWRDGPQANLPTEARRLREQLHACANVRCHTGTRVIACAADKTLLVEDAERGWQITYERLILCTGARELLLPFPGWTLPGVTGAGGLQALIKGGLPVCGERLVIAGSGPLLLASAATAKHQGAQVLRIAEQASRAAVAGFAAQLPRWPGKLFQSISLFDHHYRTGSYVLEALGRERLEGVRLLQQGKTIELACDRLACGFGLIANTQLGQALGCALAGQALAVDAWQATTRVGHYAAGECSGFGGSELALVEGAIAGHAAIGNTAAAQRLWPRRARWQGFARALNKAFALDARLKTLARADTLVCRCEDVPYGELAGQENWREAKLASRCGMGACQGRVCGAALEHLFGWTPPTPRPPFSPARIDTLLHLEQTPPS
- a CDS encoding 2Fe-2S iron-sulfur cluster-binding protein, which gives rise to MPDLFLDGCPLSVANGTSVAAALALAADGCSRTSVSGQRRAPLCGMGICQECRVTIDGHRRLACQTLCRDGMQVQTRP